taaatcataTGCCACATAGAATAAAACGCAAAAAATTTAGTGCGTTTTGCCTTGAGTTATATCCtgtaaaataatttgataacttaGAGaccattttttaacgatttaaaatttaatactctttatgtaatatttgaataACTCGGTGACCTACAGATAGGGGTGTacatggtttggtttgattggtTTATCATTGATATTTTAGTCCAAACCAATTATACTGGTTTGGTAAAAtatcaaaccaaaatcaaaccacacaCATTATAAACCAGCaaaattgatttggtttgataattttttctttgaagCCAGTTTAAGCcatcatcaaaaaattatttatttatcatctaagataaaaaaaaaaaattaaaaatatttattcatcataaaaataaatgttatatttatataacaaaCTATAATAATgactattaaataaaaaaattataattattttatactttactaatataatatattatatagaaaaataatatttattaatcgGTAACAAATATACAAATAGTTATTTCATTagatgatatttaaatatactATTTTGTCAAGTACtatcttaaaaaataatgatagaaattttattttaagttataatatttatattttaataaaaatatatatgtatgtatatatgttggtttggtttggtttatgttgttttataatttttgaaaccgCAAACCAGatcaataattacttttttttttctattttccaaactaaaatcaaaccaacaatCTTATAAACCGTAATATTTGGTTgaattggtttgaattttttctgtaCAGTCCTacctacagagtttaatattcCTTACATTTACCTCTACAAACTTGAGCTtacaattaacaaaatatataagCTTAATACATCGTTTAACTCCTAagctttacactttttttttctgaGACCTCTAAACCCATTTTATATTCTGTGGGacctcttaatttttttatttgttctatttaaccccggATTCTGACATTTTATGTTTGTCTGACCCTGATTTGTACACCATAAAAAATCGTTTGAGACCAAACGATTTTGAGCAAGTGAATGCATTTTTTGTGTTGACAtggaaaaatttattattttttagtattattaattgttattatacatatatatttggaCCTAATCTCTAATCAGTTCTTATtctcaattcctcaaatagatTTCGACCTAATTctcaaatttttctttttcattccaTTTTAATTTCTTCCGCATGCGGGCAACTGGTTCACCCATAATATGGAGGCTCAATCCGAAACTCAGTTTCCACTTTGCCGTTGTTGTAAAGTTGCAAGTTTGAAGGCAGCTTGGGCAAATGCAAATCCAAAGAGACGTTTTTTAGGCTGTGGTCGATATGGGGTGAGTTGTTCggtatttaattttgttattatgaATTAGGTTTagtaaattttagattttatgaTTTAATGAATTGGATATTAATAATTTGGGAATTTACTGAATTGGTGATTTACTTAGTTAAGTTAGGATTTAATTATGGATATATTGGTTTGAATAATGAGCTGGGAGTTAATTACTATGGTTTGACTGGAGCTTGCAAATTTTTTACTTGGGTTGGTGATCCTACTGATGACCAATATAGAATAGTTATTTTGGGGCTACTAAGAAGGGTTAAAGAGTATGAAATAGAGGGCAATAAAGCAAAGGAGAAGAAGAATTTGCAAAAGAAGACTGTGTTTGTTTTAATTCCGGGCTTGTTAATTGTCTTTGTGGGATTTATGAAGTAGTTGATGTATTTGAGTGAGGGTGTAGTTTGGCTTCTTAATTATTGTAACTTGGCATATGACTGTAGCATTTTGAAGGATCAATGAAGTGCTATTTGATTACAGgctattattttgatatttgcaAACAAAATTGAACAAAATTGAAACATCTAACATTTCATACAAGGCTAAATATAGAATAAAGAAGTCAATTGCAACTAACGTTGAAATAGTTAACATTTGAAGCAAACAAACAAGCTTGAATACAGTAGTTTGAACATCCAAAACAAGCAGCTGGAATATACAAAAGAAGCCAACATTGCTAAATACACAAAAGAAGCCTGAACCTAACAGAACACAAGTCTGAATACTTACAGCTTGTTAAACATAACTAATTTAACAACATTCAAAACACGTCCTATCACTTGACTTGACAAAAAACAAGCAAAAATGTTTGTGTCTACTAGCTTGTAGAACCCTGGGAGGCTTGCTGAATTCCCTTAGCCTATTCATTCTAATAGCATCTCCGTCTTGCTGCAGCTTATGCGAACTAACTGCATTACAGCCACTCCACCTTAAGCCAGGGGTTTGAAACCTATGTCTTTAGTAACATTTGCAGACCTTCGAAGCTGTGAAGGATTGACAACCCTAGTAAATTGGTGTTCCAATATATTAACAGtaaacataaaattatgaaCACAGCTTGATAATTAAGTTGAGTATGGAAATCACAAAGATTCAATGGTACTTACATATGCAATTGTTAAACCATTGTTTAAATGATGCAAACCATAACTCACAAATCTTTTTTTGGCATTAGAATCCTGAGTTGGAGCATCATATCTTTTTGAACCCTGGACCTCTGTTGGTGGGTTGGCTTAATGAACTAGAGCACTTTGTGCATTGGCTGCCTCACCCTTGCCTGAACCTCTAGCTCGTCCCTTGCCTGTGCCTCTACCCCTACCTAGACATATACCTCTTCCCCTCAGTGCACTTGTTGATGCATCAGCTGCACCCACAAATGAATTTATAGTCCCAGTAGATGCAACACTCTTAGTGATTGGCCTAGTCGGTGGAGGTGGAATTAGAGATGCAAGTGCAGGGGCAGGGGCATGTGTAACTATCCTATAAGGTGCAGTACAAGTGATTGGCCTAATAGGTGAAGCTACCCTAGGAGGTGTAGTTGAGGAAAGTAGTCCAATCACATTGACTTGCAATCCAATCATAGTATATAGAAGGCAATAAGAAAGCATGATTCAAAAATTACCAACATACCAAGAATTACAAGCCAACATACGTAGAATTATAAGGCAATAAGAAAGCATGATTCAAAAACTATCTGTGCACTCTCCCTTGATCTACTAGGGCACCGTTTCTTATTGTGCCCTTCACCTTTGCAAATAGAGCAAGTCATTTTCACACCTTTCTTTGATAACTTCCCAAATGATTTTCCCAAAGTTTATTGTGTTTTTCCTTGAGTTATATCCcgtaaaataatttgataacttagtgaccattttttaacgatttgaaacTTAATACCctttatataatatttgaataacTCAGTGAATTACAGAGTTTGATATCCCTTACATTTACCTCTACAAACTTGAGCTTACAAGCAACAAAATATACAGGCTTAATATATCATTTAACCTCTAAACtttacacttttattctctgagaccTCTAAACTCATTTTATATTCAGTTGGACCTcctaacttttttatttgttctatttaacccatGATCCTAACATTCTATGTTTGTCTGACCCTTATTTGTACACCGTGGCAAATCGCGTGAGACCAAACGATTTTGAGTAAGTGAAGGCATTTTGTGTGCTGACATGGaaaagtttattattttttattattaattgtcattatacaTATAGATTTGGACCTATTCTCCAATCAGTTCTAATCTCAATTTCTCAAATAGATTTCGACGTAATCTCcaaatttttcttcttcatttctttCTAATTTCTTCCGCATGTGGGCAACTAGTTCACCCATAATATCGAGGCTCCATCCGAAACTCAGTTTCCACTTTGCCGTTGTCGTAAAGTTGCAAGTTTGAAGACAGCTTGGACAGATGCAAATCCAGGGAGACGTTTTCTAGGCTGTGGTCGATATGGAGTCAGTTGTTCAGTATTCAATTTTGTTACTATGAATTATGTTtaatgaattttgaattttacgATTTAATCAATTTGGGATTAAATGAATTTGATATTAATAATTTGGGAATTTATTGAATTGGTGATTTACTTAGTTAAGTTAGGGTTTAATTGTGGATATATTGGTTTGAATAATGAATTGGGAGTTAATTACTATGCTTTTCTTTATAGGTGACTGGAGCTTGCAAATTTTTTTGGGTTGATAATCCTGCTGATGACCAATATAGAACAATTATTTTGGGCTACTAAGAAGGGTTAAAGAGTATGAAATAGAGGCCAATAAAGCAAATGAGAAGAAGCATTTGTAGAAGAAGACTGTGTTTGTTTTAATTCCGGGGTTGTTCATTGTCTTTGTGGGATTTATGAAGTAGTTGATGTATTTGAGTTAGGGTGTAGTTTGGCTTCTTAATTATTATAACTTGGCATATGactgtaacattttaaaggacCAATGAAGTGCTATTTGATTACAGGCTATTGTTGTGATATTTgcaaacaaaattgaaacatcTAACATTTCATACAAGAGAAATATAGAATAAAGAAGTCAATTGCAACTAACATTGAAATAGTTAACATTTGAAGCAAGCAAACAAGCTTGAATACAATAGTTTGAACATCCAAAACAAGCAGCTGGAATATACAAAAGAAGCCTGCCACTAACATCCAGAACATTGCTAAATACACAAAAGAAGCTTGAATCTAACAGAACACAAGTCTGAATATTTACAGCTTGTAAAAGATAACTAATTTAGCAATATTCAAAACAAGCCCTACCACTTGACTTGACCAAAAACAAGCAAAATTTTTTGTGTCTACTTGCTTGTAGAACCCTGGGAGGCTTGCTGAATTGCCCTTAGCCTATTCATTCTAATAGCATCTCTGTCTTGCTGCAGCTTATGCGAACTAACTGCATTACAGCCACTCCACCTTAAGCTAGGAGGTTTGAAATCTATGTCTCCAGTAACATCTGCAGACCTTCAAATCTATGAAGGATTGACAACCCTAGTAATTGGTGTTCCAACATGTTAACAGTAAACACAAAATTATGAACAAAAAGCTTGATAACTAAGTTGAGTATGGAAATCAGAAAGAGTCAATGGTACTTACATCTGCAATTGTTAGACCATTTTCTAAATGATGCAAACCATAACCCATAAAATCTTTTTTGACATTAGAAGCCTGAGTTGGAGCAGCATATCTTTTTGAACCTTGGACCTCAGTTGGTGGGTTGGGCTGAATGAACTAGAGCACTTTGTGCATTGGCTGCCTCACCCTTGCCTGAACCTCTACCTCATCCCCTGCATGGGCCTCTAACCCTACCTAGACCTCTACCTCTTCCCCTCAGTGCACTTGTTGATGCATCAGCTGCACCCACAAATGAATTTGCAGTCCTAATAAATGCAACACTCCTAGTGATCGGCCTAGTAGGTGGAGGTGGATTTGGAGGTGCAAGTGTAACTATCCTAGAAGGCGTAGTACAAGTGATTGGCCTAGTAGGTGCAGCTACCCTAGGAGGTGCTTTTGAGGAAACTAGTCCAATCACATTGACCTGCAATCCAATCACAGTATATAAAAGGCAATAAGAAAGCATGATTCAAAAATTACCAACATACCAAGAATTACAAACCAACGTACCAAGAATTATAAGGCAATAAGAAAGCATTATTCAAAAATTACCTGTGCACTCTCCCTTGATCTACTAGGGCATCACTTCTTGTTGTGCCCTTCACCTTTGCAAATAGATCATGTCATTTTCACACCTTTCTTTGATAACTTCCCAAATGCTGGCCTCTGTGGTTCATCTCTATCTTTTCTTCTCAGATTTTTGGGTCTGCCTAGCTTTTTTGTGGTAATTGGAGGTAGGATTGCAGGGGAATTAGATTGTGGCCATAATTTCCTTCCTCTCACTGGTTGCATGACATTGGCATATGACTTCATGTATGTAT
This region of Mercurialis annua linkage group LG1-X, ddMerAnnu1.2, whole genome shotgun sequence genomic DNA includes:
- the LOC126670720 gene encoding uncharacterized protein LOC126670720; translated protein: MIQFNGDKGFEVLDGAFGQTIDMGHQTCSCRSWQLKGIACEHACCAMVHLKKKPEHYVSPWYSKNTYMKSYANVMQPVRGRKLWPQSNSPAILPPITTKKLGRPKNLRRKDRDEPQRPAFGKLSKKGVKMT